DNA from Brassica napus cultivar Da-Ae chromosome C4, Da-Ae, whole genome shotgun sequence:
CTTTTCTCTGTTTTCTGTGTCCGAAAGTTCCTTTCTTTGTCTGTCTGAATGATCTATTGATATGGCTTTTTCAGCTTTAGATTGATTAAAATTTCCAATCTTTGGCTGGCAAATTGAGAAAAATGGCTGGAGGGAGTGAAGAGGATCCATACACAAAACCCATTGGAAGATGGGCTGTGTTCTTCTATGGCGTTGGACATATGCTTAATGACATCACTGCTTCTTGTTGGTTCACttacctcctcctcttcttgacCCAAATCGGTCTCTCCCCAAGGTGAAATTACATCTAAGCTTTCATGTAATCCGGCTTTTGATTTGTAataattcaatcataatcaagtttgtgttttttcttATGTAGAGATGCAGCCATTGTTATGCTCTCTGGCCAAGTTGCTGATGGGTTTGCTACTATCTTCACTGGTGAACTGGTACCATCAATAACTTACAAGACTTCTCTGTTGTGCATGTTGTTTAATCTAACtagagttgaaaaaaaaaatggtgttGTGTAATGGCAGATAGATAGGTTTGGGCATTTCAAGATCTGGCATGCTGCAGGATCAGTACTTGTTGCAATCTCATTCTCCTCTGTTTTTGGAGGTTGTCTGCCTTGTTCCATCCTCCATAACGACTCTTTATCACTAGAAACTTTCTCCTATAGCATGTTTGCAGCTATCTTTAACATAGGATGGGCTGCTACTCAGGTTTCCCACATGTAACTTCATCTTTCTTTACCTCTCTCATTTTCAAAATTCTATccattgtgtgtgtgtgtgactgTTTGGTTTCTTGATTACTCTCCAGGGCAATGGTTAATTGCATCTCGTTGAACTCAACAAGCAGAGTAGCTTTAACAAGCTGCCGCAATGCCTTTACTATGGTCAAGCTGCTTCCCTTGAATCAATGTGTAGTACCAAATATGTTTGACTAAAATTGTGTTCTTGATTTGCTTTTTCAGGTTGCTAATCTTAGCTTATATGCGATTGCTTTAGTAGTCTTCGGTGTTATCAAGGCTGGTTCAAAAGAAAACACCGAAACACAGGTTTCATACTTTGTGTTTGGCTTCtccatcatataaatatattcaatattTGATTGCATGTTTTCTCCTTTAACTCTGCAGTATCGCTGGATTGCATACTCATCCATCACAGTAGGATGCTGTTTTGTGGTCATATTCCTTATGGGAACAAAGGAGCCAAGGCTGAGGATGGACTTGAAAGAAACTAGCCGCCGAGTGAGAATACCGTGGGTCTATTGGTTCAAGAAGCTTCTCTACTATCAAGTCGCTATGGTTTACCTCCTCACTCGATTAGTATTGAATGTCTCTCAGGTTTGTTATCTTGCTTATATCTATATGCTCAAACTGGGATAGATTCTCATACAAGGTGTTGTGGTTTATCCTTTCTCAGGCTTATCTTGCATTCTTCGTTATTGATGACTTGCAAATGGATCAGTCCGCTAAAGCATTGGTAATATATATTCAAGAAGATCATTATAGTCTttatataaactactattcTGATCTGATCAAATGGCATTGCGTAGGTTCCTGCAATAATCTATATTGGCAGCTTTGTTGTTTCGGTCCTGCTTCAGGTTCAGATTCTCATTATATCAATTTCTTCAGTTATGTCCAAAAGGTTTTTTTTCTCACGGATTGTGAAAATGTAGGAGATACCGTGGAATGGGAGACGGTTAAAGGCTTATTACTCGGCTGGTGGTATCATTTGGATGTTCTGTGGTGCAGCTATACTTCTATTGCCTAGAGACATTAGTTCTTTCATGTATGCAATATCAGTCTTCATAGGCATCGCAAATGCATTAATGATGGTATAAACTATATTCACCCACCGCTCATTTTGATACCTCCTTTAGTTCTAAACAATGTCTAACTTCAAATCTATGTGACACAGGTTACAGCAATCAGTATGCAGAGCGTGTTGGTTGGTGCAGAAGTAGGTGGATGCGCATTTGTATGTGGTTCCTTGAGCTTCTTAGACAAAATGTCTTGTGGAATTGCTCTGTATGTTCTTCAGTCTCACCAAAGTAAGTTCCTTTTTAGCAATAACCATTCGTTTCTCCTGGTGCTAGCTATTTTCCTGAAGATGTTTTGGGTTTCAACTTGAAGGTACTTCACCAAGAATCCAACTGAACAACGGCCAACAAAGTGTTTACTTTTCGGTTACAAGATACGGTTTAGGCCTTGTTCCAGCTTTATGCTCGTTTGTTGGTGTTGTTGTCACATTCTTTATGGAGCTAGAAGCTGCTGGGTCACTATCCAAGCCCCTGCTTGATGAGCTGTTACTTAAATGACGGTTTCTTGAACATATTTGATTTCAAGTCCACTAATCTTTGATCACACTGTGACAGTAATTTACCTGTATCTAAAGAAATGTGGATCTAATAAATCTGGGATTTCAGGTTTGATTGattgctttttctttttgatttgtcttgtgtttttggtttgatttttgtgtaaaaatgaaaatagtgtGTTGTTGTTACTGTTGTTTACTACGCAAGATGCAAACATGATTTGGAAAGAGAAATTGTTGAGAAATATTATAAGTTAGATACtatttttttcagaaatatTTTCAGTCATTTGGCTTTTAATAATTATTGTCtaggatttagaatttaaaaaatgttggatttataaattctatatataattattaaacatttataaataaattttaaaattattcattgttatatataaatttcgGTTATTTATGCAAAAtagttattatttaaaaataaataaaaaacatacatCAGATTTGTggtaaaaatagattttttccagttaaaaatgttaattcaatatttttgacaccaaaataataaaatatcaaataataattttacatcgatattaaaattatttataagaatttACATATGAAGCTAAGACCTTTTTACAAAGATCCAGGTTTGACAAAGCCAAAagtttatgtaaatttttttgttaatctataaaataatcattttatttggAATTACTTAACCCAAACACATGTTGGTCTACAAACAACAAATAGAAATGTTCAATTTGTACCGAAAGTTCTAAAACCAAATAGAAATGTTCTTAACCGGGTTTGATTGCTGGCATAACCGGGTTTTCAGGTGTAAGCCTTCTTCTTCTGctagaaaccctaattttggggGACATGTTGCAGTCTCTCAGTCGCGCACCCCCTCCCCTGAGAATCGTCACCGATGAATCCGATAAGGTCGTCTTCTCGACGAGCTAGTTAAGCCATCTATCTTCTGCCATTTGAACCCTCCAGGTTCGTAACAATCATTTTGATCTCTATCCCTTCCTCCTGCTAATTCGATCGAGATTAAAAATTCGAACTTTTTGCAGGAAAGATCGCAGAGAATAATGGGGATTGAGCTCAGATATGAACTTTGCACTTGTTTTCACCACAAATGTAGTTCGTAAAGCTTATCGCTTTCTCTTCCCCTCTAGAAAATTCTGCAACGGAAACTTGAATGGTAGTGACGAAGAATCCGATTTAGGGTTTCCTCATTTAGAAGATCGAGAAGCAATCTGTGTTCGGAGTAAGGTTTTAGAGACTGGTGCGTCTCGTGTTCTCGAGGCATTACATCAAGAAGAAGACTCTGTTTTCGATACAAAGTTTTCACCTTTAGATGAATTGAATGTTAGAGTCTCTGGCCTTCTCGTTAGAGACGTTCTCGTAGGGATCTTGAGAAACT
Protein-coding regions in this window:
- the LOC111202037 gene encoding uncharacterized protein LOC111202037, whose protein sequence is MAGGSEEDPYTKPIGRWAVFFYGVGHMLNDITASCWFTYLLLFLTQIGLSPRDAAIVMLSGQVADGFATIFTGELIDRFGHFKIWHAAGSVLVAISFSSVFGGCLPCSILHNDSLSLETFSYSMFAAIFNIGWAATQVSHMAMVNCISLNSTSRVALTSCRNAFTMVANLSLYAIALVVFGVIKAGSKENTETQYRWIAYSSITVGCCFVVIFLMGTKEPRLRMDLKETSRRVRIPWVYWFKKLLYYQVAMVYLLTRLVLNVSQAYLAFFVIDDLQMDQSAKALVPAIIYIGSFVVSVLLQEIPWNGRRLKAYYSAGGIIWMFCGAAILLLPRDISSFMYAISVFIGIANALMMVTAISMQSVLVGAEVGGCAFVCGSLSFLDKMSCGIALYVLQSHQSTSPRIQLNNGQQSVYFSVTRYGLGLVPALCSFVGVVVTFFMELEAAGSLSKPLLDELLLK